From a single Nicotiana tomentosiformis chromosome 2, ASM39032v3, whole genome shotgun sequence genomic region:
- the LOC104084772 gene encoding uncharacterized protein: MKNAIRCCISCILPCGALDVIRIVHANGKVEEISETHVKAAEIMKLYPKHVLKKPSTSYSSEEGVICPKIVVVPPDAELQRGKIYFLMPIPSSTEKTRSRSSTTTKKKKTRSSLPQAHDHGNIGRNNGNSNSNSNNLMVSNDQYLSEILSEKISTQRDRRRGRVGVWRPHLESISETSSDQP; this comes from the coding sequence ATGAAAAACGCAATAAGATGTTGCATATCTTGCATACTACCGTGTGGGGCACTTGATGTGATTAGAATAGTTCATGCTAATGGAAAAGTTGAAGAGATAAGTGAAACTCATGTAAAAGCAGCTGAGATTATGAAGCTTTACCCTAAACATGTACTAAAGAAGCCATCAACATCTTATTCCTCAGAAGAAGGGGTAATTTGTCCCAAGATCGTTGTAGTTCCTCCTGATGCTGAACTTCAACGTGGCAAGATTTATTTCCTTATGCCAATCCCTTCTTCAACTGAGAAAACTCGTTCAAGATCATCAACTACaacaaagaaaaagaagacaAGATCTTCATTACCACAAGCTCATGATCATGGGAATATTGGCCGCAATAAtggtaatagtaatagtaatagcaATAATTTGATGGTTTCTAATGATCAATATTTGAGTGAAATTTTGTCGGAGAAAATCTCAACACAAAGAgatagaagaagaggaagagttgGTGTATGGAGACCTCATTTAGAGAGCATTTCTGAGACTTCAAGTGATCAACCATAA
- the LOC104084770 gene encoding probable serine/threonine-protein kinase SIS8 isoform X1 — MEKRGNDTRSAEVLPSDAPWWPADISDKLQLITLESSEDKTNSTVLSGKQEPEGLASKRASQILWDTGELAELIPDGFYFVIPERRFKEHFDTIPSLDDLYALDAEGLRPNVILVNLHKDKKLSMLKQLTLTLVKGLHSTPAVVVKKIAGLVCDFYKHPKYKSTHVSGTLEEVSHALGSQGIHMLCQIKDGSCHSRAILFKVLADTVGLECKLIVGFPRGGALERTDSSKHICVTVILDSVELLVDLMHYPGKLFPCSTKQRSRSHFFGESDSIETDSYNSPMDPISPTCFSSDYSGTGSNSYSSPEHPFFRGPGRSILGGRALSFKDCTYDVTSSRSAGASPLHTRRRRRRSISMIPEIGDDIVRVVREMNASMKKNHLSGGQATFDLSTRKKEDNSGRQVLNFHPDDPNTGNGEKGQAQHFHGKCLASDKAISLPSSPHRTYGRGNAAGIFGSPDMMSRLEKVIESSRILNKPLLPFDEWNIDFSEITIGARVGIGFFGEVFRCIWNGTEVAVKVFLEQDLNEENIEDFANEISILSRIRHPNVILFLGACTTPPRLSVITEFMEMGSLYHLIHVSGQKNNLSWQRRLKMLCDICRGLLCIHRMKIVHRDLKSGNCLVNKHYKVKICDFGLSRLLISTPMQDSSSAGTPEWMAPELIRNEPFTEKCDIFSLGVIIWELFTLKKPWEGVPSIQVVYAVANDGKRLEIPEGPLGKLISDCWAEPDERPSCEEILLRLQECRSSAS; from the exons ATGGAGAAGAGAGGAAATGATACGCGGTCAGCAGAGGTTCTGCCTTCCGATGCTCCTTGGTGGCCAGCAGATATTTCTGACAAACTACAGTTGATCACTCTGGAATCTTCAGAAGATAAAACAAACTCTACTGTATTGAGCGGCAAGCAGGAGCCAGAGGGTTTAGCATCAAAGAGAGCGTCTCAGATTCTGTGGGACACGGGGGAACTTGCAGAACTTATTCCTGATGGTTTCTACTTTGTTATTCCA GAAAGAAGATTCAAGGAACATTTTGATACTATTCCATCTTTGGATGACCTTTATGCTTTGGACGCAGAGGGTCTTCGGCCTAATGTTATTCTTGTCAATCTGCATAAAGATAAGAAGCTTTCCATGTTAAAACAGCTGACCCTCACTTTAGTGAAAGGATTGCATTCTACTCCAGCTGTAGTGGTGAAGAAGATTGCAGGGTTG GTTTGTGATTTTTATAAGCATCCAAAGTACAAGTCAACTCATGTGAGTGGTACACTTGAGGAGGTCTCACATGCTTTGGGCAGTCAAGGAATCCATATGCTCTGCCAAATAAAGGATGGTTCCTGCCATTCTCGAGCAATCTTATTCAAAGTTCTTGCTGACACTGTGGGCCTGGAGTGCAAGCTGATTGTG GGTTTCCCAAGAGGAGGAGCGCTGGAGCGCACAGACTCGTCTAAGCACATCTGTGTGACAGTCATTCTGGATTCGGTGGAACTACTGGTTGACCTTATGCATTATCCCGGAAAGCTGTTTCCCTGTTCAACAAAGCAGCGAAGTCGCTCTCATTTCTTTGGTGAGAGTGATTCTATAGAAACTGATTCATATAACTCACCGATGGATCCCATTAGCCCTACCTGTTTCAGTTCCGACTATAGTGGCACTGGAAG TAATTCTTATTCCAGTCCAGAGCATCCTTTCTTCCGAGGACCTGGGAGATCCATTCTTGGTGGTCGCGCACTTTCTTTCAAGGACTGCACCTATGATGTTACTTCTTCAAG GTCTGCTGGTGCATCACCTTTACACACTCGTAGAAGAAGACGAAGATCCATTAGCATGATTCCGGAGATTGGTGATGACATTGTAAG GGTTGTTCGGGAAATGAATGCATCTATGAAGAAAAATCATCTATCAGGGGGACAAGCAACATTTGATTTGTCTACAAGGAAAAAGGAAGATAATTCTGGTCGTCAA GTGCTGAATTTCCATCCAGATGACCCAAATACAGGAAATGGTGAAAAAGGTCAAGCACAGCATTTTCATGGAAAGTGTTTGGCATCTGACAAAGCAATCTCCCTGCCTTCATCCCCGCACCGGACCTATGGTAGAGGCAATGCAGCAGGAATTTTTGGCAGTCCTGATATGATGTCAAGATTGGAAAAAGTGATAGAATCTTCAAGGATCCTCAACAAACCATTGTTACCATTTGATGAATGGAACATTGATTTCTCTGAAATCACCATTGGAGCACGTGTTGGAATTG GGTTTTTTGGAGAAGTCTTTCGCTGTATTTGGAATGGAACAGAGGTTGCAGTTAAGGTTTTCCTAGAACAAGACTTGAACGAAGAAAACATTGAAGATTTTGCCAATGAAATATCCATCCTGAG CCGCATTCGCCACCCAAATG TAATCTTGTTCCTCGGTGCTTGCACTACTCCCCCTCGTTTATCCGTGATTACCGAATTCATGGAGATGGGATCCCTGTATCATCTGATCCATGTAAGTGGACAGAAGAATAACCTCAGCTGGCAAAGGAGATTGAAAATGCTTTGCGATATATGCAG GGGGCTGCTGTGTATACATAGGATGAAAATTGTGCATCGTGATCTAAAGAGTGGAAACTGCCTTGTAAATAAACACTACAAAGTCAAGATCTGTGATTTTGGACTGTCGCGGTTACTGATTTCAACGCCCATGCAAGATTCTTCCTCAGCAGGTACACCGGAATGGATGGCCCCAGAGCTTATTCGTAATGAACCTTTCACCGAAAAATGCGACATTTTTAGTCTTGGGGTCATAATATGGGAACTATTCACACTCAAAAAACCATGGGAAGGTGTTCCATCTATCCAG GTCGTGTACGCTGTTGCTAATGATGGAAAACGGCTAGAAATTCCTGAAGGTCCTCTAGGAAAGCTAATTTCAG ATTGCTGGGCAGAACCAGATGAACGGCCTAGTTGTGAGGAAATCTTATTACGGCTACAAGAATGTAGGTCTTCTGCTAGTTGA
- the LOC104084770 gene encoding probable serine/threonine-protein kinase SIS8 isoform X2 has translation MEKRGNDTRSAEVLPSDAPWWPADISDKLQLITLESSEDKTNSTVLSGKQEPEGLASKRASQILWDTGELAELIPDGFYFVIPERRFKEHFDTIPSLDDLYALDAEGLRPNVILVNLHKDKKLSMLKQLTLTLVKGLHSTPAVVVKKIAGLVCDFYKHPKYKSTHVSGTLEEVSHALGSQGIHMLCQIKDGSCHSRAILFKVLADTVGLECKLIVGFPRGGALERTDSSKHICVTVILDSVELLVDLMHYPGKLFPCSTKQRSRSHFFGESDSIETDSYNSPMDPISPTCFSSDYSGTGSPEHPFFRGPGRSILGGRALSFKDCTYDVTSSRSAGASPLHTRRRRRRSISMIPEIGDDIVRVVREMNASMKKNHLSGGQATFDLSTRKKEDNSGRQVLNFHPDDPNTGNGEKGQAQHFHGKCLASDKAISLPSSPHRTYGRGNAAGIFGSPDMMSRLEKVIESSRILNKPLLPFDEWNIDFSEITIGARVGIGFFGEVFRCIWNGTEVAVKVFLEQDLNEENIEDFANEISILSRIRHPNVILFLGACTTPPRLSVITEFMEMGSLYHLIHVSGQKNNLSWQRRLKMLCDICRGLLCIHRMKIVHRDLKSGNCLVNKHYKVKICDFGLSRLLISTPMQDSSSAGTPEWMAPELIRNEPFTEKCDIFSLGVIIWELFTLKKPWEGVPSIQVVYAVANDGKRLEIPEGPLGKLISDCWAEPDERPSCEEILLRLQECRSSAS, from the exons ATGGAGAAGAGAGGAAATGATACGCGGTCAGCAGAGGTTCTGCCTTCCGATGCTCCTTGGTGGCCAGCAGATATTTCTGACAAACTACAGTTGATCACTCTGGAATCTTCAGAAGATAAAACAAACTCTACTGTATTGAGCGGCAAGCAGGAGCCAGAGGGTTTAGCATCAAAGAGAGCGTCTCAGATTCTGTGGGACACGGGGGAACTTGCAGAACTTATTCCTGATGGTTTCTACTTTGTTATTCCA GAAAGAAGATTCAAGGAACATTTTGATACTATTCCATCTTTGGATGACCTTTATGCTTTGGACGCAGAGGGTCTTCGGCCTAATGTTATTCTTGTCAATCTGCATAAAGATAAGAAGCTTTCCATGTTAAAACAGCTGACCCTCACTTTAGTGAAAGGATTGCATTCTACTCCAGCTGTAGTGGTGAAGAAGATTGCAGGGTTG GTTTGTGATTTTTATAAGCATCCAAAGTACAAGTCAACTCATGTGAGTGGTACACTTGAGGAGGTCTCACATGCTTTGGGCAGTCAAGGAATCCATATGCTCTGCCAAATAAAGGATGGTTCCTGCCATTCTCGAGCAATCTTATTCAAAGTTCTTGCTGACACTGTGGGCCTGGAGTGCAAGCTGATTGTG GGTTTCCCAAGAGGAGGAGCGCTGGAGCGCACAGACTCGTCTAAGCACATCTGTGTGACAGTCATTCTGGATTCGGTGGAACTACTGGTTGACCTTATGCATTATCCCGGAAAGCTGTTTCCCTGTTCAACAAAGCAGCGAAGTCGCTCTCATTTCTTTGGTGAGAGTGATTCTATAGAAACTGATTCATATAACTCACCGATGGATCCCATTAGCCCTACCTGTTTCAGTTCCGACTATAGTGGCACTGGAAG TCCAGAGCATCCTTTCTTCCGAGGACCTGGGAGATCCATTCTTGGTGGTCGCGCACTTTCTTTCAAGGACTGCACCTATGATGTTACTTCTTCAAG GTCTGCTGGTGCATCACCTTTACACACTCGTAGAAGAAGACGAAGATCCATTAGCATGATTCCGGAGATTGGTGATGACATTGTAAG GGTTGTTCGGGAAATGAATGCATCTATGAAGAAAAATCATCTATCAGGGGGACAAGCAACATTTGATTTGTCTACAAGGAAAAAGGAAGATAATTCTGGTCGTCAA GTGCTGAATTTCCATCCAGATGACCCAAATACAGGAAATGGTGAAAAAGGTCAAGCACAGCATTTTCATGGAAAGTGTTTGGCATCTGACAAAGCAATCTCCCTGCCTTCATCCCCGCACCGGACCTATGGTAGAGGCAATGCAGCAGGAATTTTTGGCAGTCCTGATATGATGTCAAGATTGGAAAAAGTGATAGAATCTTCAAGGATCCTCAACAAACCATTGTTACCATTTGATGAATGGAACATTGATTTCTCTGAAATCACCATTGGAGCACGTGTTGGAATTG GGTTTTTTGGAGAAGTCTTTCGCTGTATTTGGAATGGAACAGAGGTTGCAGTTAAGGTTTTCCTAGAACAAGACTTGAACGAAGAAAACATTGAAGATTTTGCCAATGAAATATCCATCCTGAG CCGCATTCGCCACCCAAATG TAATCTTGTTCCTCGGTGCTTGCACTACTCCCCCTCGTTTATCCGTGATTACCGAATTCATGGAGATGGGATCCCTGTATCATCTGATCCATGTAAGTGGACAGAAGAATAACCTCAGCTGGCAAAGGAGATTGAAAATGCTTTGCGATATATGCAG GGGGCTGCTGTGTATACATAGGATGAAAATTGTGCATCGTGATCTAAAGAGTGGAAACTGCCTTGTAAATAAACACTACAAAGTCAAGATCTGTGATTTTGGACTGTCGCGGTTACTGATTTCAACGCCCATGCAAGATTCTTCCTCAGCAGGTACACCGGAATGGATGGCCCCAGAGCTTATTCGTAATGAACCTTTCACCGAAAAATGCGACATTTTTAGTCTTGGGGTCATAATATGGGAACTATTCACACTCAAAAAACCATGGGAAGGTGTTCCATCTATCCAG GTCGTGTACGCTGTTGCTAATGATGGAAAACGGCTAGAAATTCCTGAAGGTCCTCTAGGAAAGCTAATTTCAG ATTGCTGGGCAGAACCAGATGAACGGCCTAGTTGTGAGGAAATCTTATTACGGCTACAAGAATGTAGGTCTTCTGCTAGTTGA